A DNA window from Streptococcus mutans contains the following coding sequences:
- a CDS encoding Eco57I restriction-modification methylase domain-containing protein, which yields MSLSIGNPPYQDTALGNNITYAPPIYHEFMEEAYIIANKVSLITPARFLFNAGSTPKLWNEKMLSDEHLKIVFYEANSVNVFPNTGIAGRVVVTYVDTKLSTKRTFVL from the coding sequence ATGTCGTTATCTATCGGTAATCCGCCATATCAAGATACTGCCTTAGGAAATAATATAACTTATGCACCACCAATTTACCATGAGTTTATGGAAGAGGCTTATATTATTGCAAATAAGGTTAGTTTGATAACGCCAGCTCGTTTTCTGTTTAATGCTGGTAGTACTCCAAAATTATGGAATGAAAAAATGTTATCAGATGAACATTTAAAAATAGTCTTTTATGAAGCTAATAGTGTTAATGTCTTTCCAAATACAGGTATTGCTGGTAGAGTTGTTGTTACTTATGTGGATACTAAATTGTCTACAAAACGAACATTTGTTCTGTAA
- a CDS encoding YjjG family noncanonical pyrimidine nucleotidase, whose product MNYKFLLFDLDHTLLDFEAAEDVALTQLLEEAQVPDVQTYKDFYIPMNQQLWQDLTLNKISKKELVNTRFAKLFAHFGQKVDGRTLANRYQNFLSQQGQTLTGAETLLEKLTDEGYRIFGATNGIANIQTGRMANSNIASYFEQVFISDRIGFQKPDKAFYDYIADDIAYFDYSRALMIGDSLLADIQGGNNAGIDTVWYNPYIKTNETGIRPTYEVNDYKQLLALLVRKS is encoded by the coding sequence GTGAACTATAAATTTTTGCTTTTTGACCTTGATCACACGCTTTTAGATTTTGAAGCAGCAGAAGATGTGGCTTTAACACAATTATTGGAAGAGGCCCAAGTACCTGACGTTCAGACTTATAAGGATTTTTATATTCCCATGAATCAGCAACTTTGGCAGGATTTGACCTTGAATAAAATCAGCAAAAAAGAATTGGTCAACACACGTTTTGCTAAGCTTTTTGCCCATTTTGGTCAGAAAGTGGATGGTCGTACCCTTGCGAATCGTTATCAGAATTTTCTAAGCCAGCAAGGGCAGACTTTGACTGGTGCTGAGACTTTGTTAGAAAAACTAACTGATGAGGGTTATCGTATTTTTGGAGCAACCAATGGTATCGCCAATATTCAGACAGGGCGTATGGCTAATTCCAACATTGCATCTTATTTTGAACAAGTCTTTATCTCAGATAGGATTGGTTTTCAAAAACCTGACAAGGCTTTTTACGATTATATTGCTGATGATATTGCTTATTTTGATTATAGCAGAGCACTGATGATTGGCGATAGTCTCTTAGCTGATATTCAAGGCGGCAATAATGCAGGAATTGATACTGTTTGGTACAACCCTTATATCAAAACCAATGAGACCGGTATAAGACCGACTTATGAAGTCAATGATTACAAGCAACTCCTTGCCTTATTAGTACGAAAAAGCTGA
- a CDS encoding TetR/AcrR family transcriptional regulator — MDKSKKKTDSRVIKTRCCIEETFLKLLTEVPFEKLTTTRLIKECIISKGTFYAHYLDKYDLAEQLIDRELKFFENLLLQRFQSFYVLLISDTDCVFND, encoded by the coding sequence ATGGATAAATCAAAAAAGAAAACGGACTCTCGAGTGATTAAAACTCGCTGCTGTATTGAAGAAACTTTCTTGAAGCTGTTAACCGAGGTTCCTTTTGAGAAATTAACGACGACTCGTTTGATTAAGGAGTGCATAATTAGTAAAGGGACCTTTTATGCCCATTATTTAGATAAATATGATTTAGCGGAGCAACTGATTGACCGAGAACTAAAGTTTTTTGAAAATCTCCTCCTTCAGCGCTTTCAAAGTTTTTATGTCTTATTAATCAGTGACACAGATTGCGTTTTTAATGATTAG
- a CDS encoding GNAT family N-acetyltransferase, with protein MIVHFSETSEELTSFFNQIFEEQYVQYFQEAKPKNQKKQVQFVVKDDAARILAAASCQQLYQTLKIENLAVDSVFQKQKFGSQLLDYIKDYARAHNILTLTLSTRSYQAKDFYLKQGFHIYG; from the coding sequence ATGATCGTTCATTTTTCAGAAACAAGTGAAGAGTTAACATCTTTTTTTAATCAGATTTTTGAAGAACAATATGTTCAGTACTTTCAAGAAGCAAAACCTAAAAATCAGAAAAAACAAGTACAGTTTGTGGTCAAAGATGATGCTGCGCGCATTTTGGCAGCAGCTTCTTGTCAGCAACTTTACCAAACGCTGAAGATTGAAAATTTGGCAGTGGACAGTGTCTTTCAAAAGCAAAAATTTGGCAGTCAGTTATTGGATTATATCAAAGACTATGCGCGTGCTCATAACATTTTGACTCTGACCTTAAGCACGCGCTCCTATCAGGCCAAGGATTTTTATCTCAAGCAGGGTTTTCATATCTATGGCTAG
- the uvrC gene encoding excinuclease ABC subunit UvrC, whose protein sequence is MNELIKHKLELLPDSPGCYIHKDKNGTIIYVGKAKNLKNRVRSYFHGSHNTKTELLVSEIEDFEYIVTGSNTEALLLEINLIQENKPKYNIRLKDDKSYPFIKITNEPYPRLLITRQVKKDGGLYFGPYPDSGAATEIKRLLDRLFPFKKCTNPANKVCFYYHLGQCKAHTICQTDQTYWDSLKEDVKNFLNGRDDKIVNELRDKMTKASELMEFERAAEYRDLIEGIGLLRTKQRVMNQDMQDRDIFGYYVDKGWMCVQVFFIRQGKLIQRDVNMFPYYNESEEDFLTYVGQFYQDNRHFIPKEIFIPRNIDETLVKAVVNTKIIKPQRGEKKQLVNLATKNARVSLQQKFDLLEKDIRKTHGAIENIGDLLNIPKPVRIEAFDNSNIQGTSPVAAMVVFVDGKPSKKDYRKFKIKTVIGPDDYASMREVIYRRYSRVMRDGLTPPDLIIIDGGQGQVNVARDVIENKLGLDIPIAGLQKNDKHQTHELLFGDPLEVIPLPRNSEEFFLLQRIQDEVHRFAITFHRQLRGKNTFSSKLNGIAGLGPKRKQLLMKHFKNLPNIQKASLDDIINCGIPKNVAENIQESLREEREKG, encoded by the coding sequence ATGAACGAACTGATTAAACATAAGCTGGAATTGCTGCCAGATAGTCCTGGCTGTTATATTCACAAGGATAAAAACGGCACCATTATCTATGTCGGTAAGGCCAAGAACTTAAAAAACCGTGTGCGTAGCTATTTTCACGGCAGCCATAATACCAAGACAGAATTGTTGGTTTCGGAAATTGAGGATTTTGAATACATTGTTACTGGGTCAAATACAGAAGCTTTACTTCTTGAGATTAATCTCATTCAGGAAAATAAGCCCAAGTACAATATCAGACTCAAAGATGATAAGTCTTATCCTTTTATTAAAATTACCAATGAACCTTATCCGCGTTTATTGATTACCCGTCAGGTGAAAAAGGATGGCGGTCTTTATTTTGGTCCCTACCCTGATTCGGGAGCTGCTACTGAAATTAAGCGACTTTTAGATCGTCTCTTTCCCTTTAAAAAATGCACCAACCCAGCCAACAAGGTCTGTTTTTATTATCATCTCGGGCAATGCAAGGCGCATACCATTTGTCAGACCGACCAAACCTATTGGGATAGTCTTAAAGAAGATGTGAAAAACTTTCTCAATGGCAGGGACGATAAGATTGTCAATGAACTGCGCGATAAAATGACCAAAGCTTCTGAGCTCATGGAATTTGAACGTGCAGCTGAATACCGAGATCTTATTGAGGGCATTGGTCTGTTGCGAACTAAGCAGCGCGTCATGAATCAGGATATGCAGGATCGTGATATTTTTGGTTATTATGTTGATAAAGGCTGGATGTGTGTGCAGGTTTTCTTTATTCGTCAGGGAAAGCTTATTCAGCGCGATGTCAATATGTTTCCTTATTACAATGAGTCTGAGGAAGATTTTCTGACCTATGTAGGACAGTTCTATCAGGATAACCGTCACTTTATTCCAAAGGAGATTTTTATTCCTAGAAATATTGATGAAACTTTGGTTAAAGCGGTGGTCAATACTAAGATTATCAAACCGCAGCGCGGCGAGAAGAAGCAGTTAGTCAATCTGGCAACGAAAAATGCTCGTGTTAGCCTGCAGCAGAAATTTGATCTCTTGGAAAAAGATATTCGAAAAACGCATGGTGCGATTGAAAATATTGGAGATTTACTTAATATTCCTAAGCCAGTGCGCATTGAAGCCTTTGATAATTCCAACATTCAAGGAACCAGTCCTGTTGCAGCTATGGTTGTTTTTGTGGACGGCAAGCCAAGTAAGAAGGATTATCGTAAATTTAAAATCAAAACCGTTATCGGACCTGATGACTATGCCAGCATGCGTGAGGTTATTTATCGCAGATATAGCCGTGTCATGCGAGATGGACTGACACCACCAGACCTGATTATTATTGATGGGGGACAAGGTCAGGTTAATGTAGCGCGTGACGTTATCGAAAATAAATTGGGACTCGATATTCCTATCGCTGGTTTGCAAAAAAATGATAAGCACCAAACCCATGAGCTGCTCTTTGGTGATCCGCTGGAAGTGATTCCTCTGCCTAGAAATTCAGAAGAGTTCTTTCTCTTGCAGCGCATTCAAGACGAAGTGCATCGCTTTGCCATTACATTTCATAGGCAGCTGCGCGGTAAAAACACCTTCTCATCAAAGTTGAACGGTATTGCAGGGCTCGGCCCTAAGCGCAAGCAATTGCTGATGAAACACTTTAAGAATCTTCCTAATATTCAAAAGGCCAGCCTAGATGATATTATCAACTGCGGCATTCCAAAAAATGTCGCAGAGAACATTCAAGAGAGCTTGCGAGAGGAAAGAGAAAAAGGTTAA
- a CDS encoding YueI family protein: MTDLDKKILESAHGEHRLNPDEQRKYFGTFAERLVLSILLADAENQAILANFDQVLQDLKAKYDSLSLKISPKLSLTNQMLYMKKTQEAGLIATIVSEDKSDSPFGLLVHTDKAENIDNPDIKALYPQLFTNGKETGQPHKKTFWQKWFQ; the protein is encoded by the coding sequence ATGACTGATTTAGATAAGAAGATTTTAGAAAGTGCCCATGGTGAGCATCGTTTAAATCCCGATGAGCAAAGAAAATATTTCGGTACTTTTGCTGAACGCCTCGTTTTAAGCATTCTCTTAGCGGATGCAGAAAATCAAGCTATCCTTGCAAATTTTGATCAGGTTCTACAGGATCTTAAGGCAAAATATGATTCTCTTTCTCTTAAAATTTCACCAAAATTATCCCTGACCAATCAGATGCTATACATGAAAAAAACACAAGAAGCTGGTCTGATAGCTACTATTGTTTCCGAAGATAAGAGCGATTCACCTTTTGGACTCCTAGTACATACTGACAAAGCTGAAAACATTGATAATCCAGATATTAAGGCTCTTTATCCCCAACTCTTCACAAACGGCAAAGAAACTGGACAGCCACATAAAAAAACCTTTTGGCAAAAATGGTTCCAATAA
- the hisE gene encoding phosphoribosyl-ATP diphosphatase yields the protein MLETLYKEALDRKENPKEGSYTNYLFDKGLDKILKKVGEEATEVVIGAKNADKIEIASETADLLYHLAVMLVETGVTPADVEAVLKSRQGKQSNVHDRKEITDY from the coding sequence ATGCTAGAAACACTTTACAAAGAAGCGCTAGATCGCAAAGAAAACCCTAAGGAAGGCTCTTATACCAATTATCTTTTTGATAAGGGATTGGACAAGATTCTCAAAAAAGTTGGTGAAGAAGCAACCGAAGTGGTTATCGGTGCCAAAAATGCTGACAAGATTGAGATTGCGAGTGAAACAGCCGACCTTCTTTATCATTTGGCTGTCATGCTGGTTGAGACTGGTGTAACACCAGCCGATGTCGAAGCCGTTCTCAAGTCTCGCCAAGGCAAACAAAGTAATGTTCATGATCGCAAAGAGATTACGGATTATTAG
- a CDS encoding DivIVA domain-containing protein, translating into MITAEDIVEKQFSATFRGYNQEEVDEFLDDITETLKTLEKENQSFKRQVKRLKEDQ; encoded by the coding sequence ATGATAACAGCAGAAGACATTGTAGAAAAACAGTTTTCTGCCACGTTTCGAGGTTATAATCAGGAAGAAGTTGATGAGTTTCTTGATGACATTACAGAAACTTTGAAGACCCTAGAAAAAGAAAATCAATCCTTTAAACGGCAAGTGAAAAGACTAAAAGAAGACCAGTGA
- a CDS encoding glycerate kinase, whose product MHILIAPDSFKESLSALEVAQALQKGFSKSLPQATFDLLPVGDGGEGTLEALALGLQLTKASHTVSGPFGDPIEVQYAYKDDLAVFEIAAITGLEHIPKDKRNPLIISNRGIGELLVFLAQKGIRRVMVGVGGSSSNDGGLSLAAGLGYAFFDDRGEKVEAIGANLGKIVSFSDQAVPACLRDLDVTIITDVTNCLCGPQGATYTFAGQKGLAETEFAAVDQAMRRFYELVNPAILELQGAGAGGGLAAGLVTFAAGKIVSGIDAVLDILDFEQHVQKADLVIVGEGRMDKQSLSGKAPVGVARRTPSKTPVISICGSLKDDLPDFPVAHIAAAFPIISRVDSLENTLAQASQNLERTAQNIGNLLSLDL is encoded by the coding sequence ATGCATATTCTTATTGCACCAGATTCTTTTAAAGAGTCTTTATCAGCTCTGGAAGTAGCACAGGCTCTTCAAAAGGGATTCTCTAAATCCTTGCCTCAAGCAACTTTTGATCTATTGCCCGTTGGTGATGGTGGCGAAGGAACCTTAGAAGCTTTGGCTTTGGGTTTACAGCTAACAAAAGCAAGTCATACGGTTTCAGGACCTTTTGGAGATCCTATTGAGGTTCAGTATGCCTACAAGGATGACTTGGCAGTTTTTGAAATTGCGGCCATTACAGGTTTGGAACACATTCCTAAAGACAAGAGAAATCCTTTGATAATTAGTAATCGTGGTATTGGTGAATTGCTTGTCTTTCTCGCTCAAAAAGGGATTAGAAGAGTTATGGTCGGTGTTGGCGGCAGTTCTAGCAATGATGGTGGTCTAAGTCTGGCAGCCGGATTGGGTTATGCTTTTTTTGATGATAGGGGAGAAAAAGTTGAAGCCATTGGGGCCAATTTGGGTAAAATTGTTAGCTTTTCGGATCAGGCTGTTCCTGCTTGTTTGAGAGATTTGGATGTGACGATTATTACAGATGTGACGAATTGTCTGTGTGGTCCGCAAGGGGCAACGTATACTTTTGCTGGTCAAAAAGGATTGGCAGAAACGGAATTTGCAGCAGTTGATCAAGCAATGCGTCGTTTCTATGAGCTTGTCAATCCAGCTATTTTGGAACTTCAAGGAGCAGGAGCAGGTGGTGGTTTGGCAGCTGGTTTGGTCACCTTTGCAGCTGGAAAAATTGTCTCAGGCATTGATGCGGTTTTAGATATTTTAGATTTTGAGCAGCATGTTCAAAAGGCAGATTTGGTAATTGTCGGTGAAGGACGTATGGATAAGCAGAGTTTATCGGGTAAGGCGCCAGTCGGTGTAGCTAGACGCACGCCGAGTAAAACGCCAGTCATTTCTATTTGTGGTAGTCTCAAGGATGATCTTCCTGATTTTCCAGTTGCGCATATTGCAGCAGCCTTTCCTATCATTTCAAGGGTTGATTCCTTGGAAAATACGCTGGCGCAGGCTAGCCAAAATCTGGAGAGAACAGCACAAAATATTGGTAATCTTTTAAGCTTAGATTTATAA
- a CDS encoding DUF4352 domain-containing protein, with product MENKTNVWKVLGIIFIVTASIFFIATIVMTALYATSRQDFNKWTATNSMQDRTITNKKKAIKNLKIREKIRDNYYGDDYESTDKVTRYIFGESAKMSTGEEVTVTGVKEDSKVKMKGVSKKDKKIVLTVSVKNTTDKMIQFSPDDFFIYDRNYDIAEPSNYTGKQKIPDIIEAGKTIEVKLYYTIPKSSPYIVNFENAYWIPQTQTQKKSRTV from the coding sequence ATGGAAAATAAAACCAATGTTTGGAAAGTCCTTGGCATTATTTTTATAGTGACAGCCAGTATCTTTTTCATTGCTACGATTGTTATGACGGCTTTGTATGCGACATCAAGACAGGATTTTAATAAGTGGACAGCGACAAATAGCATGCAAGATCGGACCATTACTAATAAGAAAAAGGCCATAAAAAATCTTAAAATTCGAGAAAAAATTAGAGATAATTATTATGGTGATGACTATGAGTCTACTGACAAGGTGACCAGATATATTTTTGGAGAGAGTGCTAAAATGAGTACAGGAGAAGAAGTCACGGTAACAGGAGTCAAAGAAGATTCTAAAGTCAAGATGAAAGGTGTTTCTAAAAAGGATAAGAAGATCGTCCTTACTGTTAGTGTTAAGAATACGACTGATAAAATGATCCAATTTAGTCCGGATGATTTCTTTATCTATGATAGAAACTATGATATTGCTGAGCCAAGTAATTATACAGGTAAGCAAAAAATTCCTGATATTATTGAAGCAGGAAAGACAATTGAGGTTAAGCTTTATTATACTATTCCCAAGTCTTCTCCTTATATAGTAAACTTTGAAAATGCTTACTGGATACCACAAACACAGACGCAAAAGAAATCAAGGACTGTCTAA
- a CDS encoding Abi family protein produces the protein MKEHKTFNQQLTILRGRGMVVPTNGQPKRFLEQENYYNVINGYKDLFLRKDANNRPVIPEEYLVNTHFDELKNLFLFDRELRMLFLKYLLIFENSLKTTVAHTFTQEYPKKNAYLDISNFVDDAPKKVLQQISILTKTIHDKVDKTGAVKHYIEEHGEVPLWVLVNFLTIGNIAYFYNILTDSMKNKIAKFYGDKYNKQCKDNIKSLKLSNQDFSSGLKAVNLIRNICAHDERLYNVNLKNVRMINIASYHNITNYDNKRLVVIILFLKVVLDKPYFKMFFSDFVKLCKKYEDRFRTVTFSEILTVMGMNLEELQKNL, from the coding sequence ATGAAAGAACATAAAACATTTAATCAACAATTAACTATCCTTCGTGGACGGGGGATGGTAGTGCCGACAAATGGTCAGCCTAAAAGATTTTTAGAGCAAGAAAATTATTATAATGTAATTAATGGGTATAAGGATTTGTTTCTAAGGAAAGATGCTAACAATCGGCCAGTCATTCCAGAAGAATATCTTGTGAATACTCATTTTGATGAATTGAAAAATTTATTCTTATTTGACAGAGAACTTCGTATGCTGTTTTTAAAATACTTACTAATTTTTGAGAATTCGTTGAAAACAACGGTTGCTCATACATTTACACAAGAGTATCCTAAAAAGAATGCTTATCTTGATATTAGTAATTTTGTGGATGATGCCCCTAAGAAAGTTCTTCAACAGATTTCAATTCTTACAAAAACGATTCATGACAAAGTGGATAAAACGGGAGCTGTTAAACATTACATAGAAGAACATGGGGAGGTTCCATTATGGGTTCTGGTAAATTTTTTAACTATAGGTAATATTGCCTATTTTTATAATATCTTAACAGACTCCATGAAAAATAAGATTGCTAAATTTTATGGTGACAAATATAATAAGCAATGTAAAGATAATATTAAAAGTTTGAAGTTATCAAACCAAGATTTTAGTTCAGGCCTAAAGGCTGTAAATCTTATTAGGAATATCTGTGCACACGATGAACGGCTTTATAACGTTAATCTGAAGAATGTGCGGATGATAAATATTGCTTCCTATCATAATATTACAAACTATGATAACAAACGGTTAGTCGTTATTATCTTGTTTTTGAAAGTGGTATTGGACAAACCATATTTCAAGATGTTTTTTAGTGATTTTGTTAAATTGTGCAAAAAGTATGAAGATCGTTTTCGGACGGTTACTTTTTCTGAAATTCTTACTGTTATGGGAATGAATTTAGAAGAATTGCAGAAAAATCTTTAG
- the hisI gene encoding phosphoribosyl-AMP cyclohydrolase: MTDLSLDFKKQGGLLPVIVTDCQTGRVLMLAYMNEEAYQKTLESKEMYYWSRSRNELWHKGDTSGHYQYVKSIKTDCDQDTLLIAVEQVGAACHTGAYSCFFNEIYGQEQDEN, encoded by the coding sequence ATGACCGATTTATCATTAGATTTTAAAAAACAAGGTGGTCTATTACCAGTTATTGTGACAGACTGTCAGACGGGACGAGTTCTCATGCTGGCTTATATGAATGAAGAGGCTTATCAAAAAACTTTAGAAAGCAAAGAAATGTACTACTGGAGCCGCTCTCGCAATGAACTCTGGCATAAGGGAGATACCAGTGGCCATTATCAGTATGTCAAGTCCATCAAGACAGATTGTGACCAAGACACCCTCCTCATTGCCGTAGAACAAGTCGGCGCCGCCTGCCATACAGGAGCTTACTCTTGTTTTTTTAATGAGATTTATGGTCAAGAACAAGATGAAAATTAA
- the eno gene encoding surface-displayed alpha-enolase — MSIITDVYAREVLDSRGNPTLEVEVYTESGAFGRGMVPSGASTGEHEAVELRDGDKSRYGGLGTQKAVDNVNNIIAEALIGYDVRDQQAIDKAMIALDGTPNKGKLGANAILGVSIAVARAAADFLEIPLYSYLGGFNTKVLPTPMMNIINGGSHSDAPIAFQEFMIVPAGAPTFKEALRWGAEIFHALKKILKERGLETAVGDEGGFAPKFDGTEDAVETIIKAIETAGYKPGEEVFLGFDCASSEFYDNGVYDYTKFEGEKGAKRSAAEQIDYIEELVNKYPIITIEDAMDENDWDGWKALTARLGDRVQLVGDDFFVTNTDYLARGIKEGAANSILIKVNQIGTLTETFEAIEMAKEAGYTAVVSHRSGETEDSTIADISVATNAGQIKTGSLSRTDRIAKYNQLLRIEDQLGEVAEYRGLKSFYNLKK, encoded by the coding sequence ATGTCAATTATTACTGATGTTTACGCTCGCGAAGTCCTTGACTCACGCGGTAACCCAACACTTGAAGTAGAAGTTTACACTGAATCAGGTGCATTCGGACGTGGTATGGTTCCTTCAGGAGCTTCTACTGGTGAACACGAAGCAGTTGAACTTCGCGATGGAGATAAATCACGTTATGGTGGTCTTGGTACTCAAAAAGCTGTTGATAATGTAAACAATATTATTGCTGAAGCACTTATCGGATATGATGTTCGTGATCAACAAGCTATTGATAAAGCAATGATCGCACTTGACGGTACTCCAAACAAAGGTAAACTTGGTGCTAATGCTATTCTTGGTGTTTCTATTGCTGTAGCTCGTGCTGCTGCTGATTTCCTTGAAATTCCACTTTACAGCTACCTTGGTGGATTTAACACTAAAGTTCTGCCAACTCCAATGATGAACATCATCAACGGTGGTTCTCACTCAGATGCTCCAATCGCTTTCCAAGAATTTATGATTGTACCTGCTGGTGCACCTACATTCAAAGAAGCTCTTCGTTGGGGTGCTGAAATCTTCCATGCACTTAAGAAAATTCTTAAGGAACGCGGACTTGAAACAGCTGTTGGTGACGAAGGTGGATTCGCTCCTAAGTTTGATGGAACTGAAGACGCTGTAGAAACAATTATCAAAGCTATTGAAACAGCTGGTTACAAACCAGGTGAAGAAGTCTTCCTTGGATTTGACTGTGCGTCATCAGAATTCTATGATAATGGTGTTTATGACTACACTAAATTCGAAGGTGAAAAAGGTGCTAAGCGTTCAGCTGCAGAACAAATTGATTATATTGAAGAATTGGTTAACAAATACCCAATTATCACAATTGAAGATGCTATGGACGAAAATGACTGGGATGGCTGGAAAGCATTGACTGCTCGCCTTGGTGACCGTGTACAATTGGTTGGTGACGACTTCTTCGTTACAAATACGGACTACCTTGCTCGTGGTATCAAAGAAGGTGCTGCAAACTCAATCCTTATCAAAGTTAACCAAATCGGTACTTTGACTGAAACATTTGAAGCTATCGAAATGGCTAAAGAAGCTGGTTATACTGCCGTTGTATCACACCGTTCAGGTGAAACTGAAGATTCAACAATCGCTGATATTTCAGTTGCAACCAACGCTGGACAAATCAAGACTGGTTCATTGTCACGTACAGATCGTATTGCTAAATACAACCAATTGCTTCGTATCGAAGATCAACTTGGTGAAGTCGCTGAATACCGTGGTCTTAAATCATTCTACAACTTGAAAAAATAA
- a CDS encoding putative holin-like toxin produces the protein MSVYEALVFMLNFDILLLALLTYLKDKK, from the coding sequence ATGTCGGTTTACGAGGCACTCGTGTTCATGTTAAACTTTGACATTCTGTTATTGGCTTTATTGACCTATCTTAAGGATAAAAAATAA
- a CDS encoding HAD family hydrolase, which yields MYQTILFDLDGTLTNPALGITNSLAYALEKFNIEVTDKKELYRFIGPPLQDSFENFYHFSKEDSLKAVDFYRDYFRHKGLYENEVYQGIPDLLERLKAQGKKLLVATSKPEEFARQILKHFELFDYFDLVAGASMDGSKRLKGDVIAYALTSAQVSDLSATIMIGDREHDIIGAKKNGLDAIGVLYGFGNREELETAGAKFIVETVENLRKILL from the coding sequence ATGTATCAAACCATTCTTTTTGATTTAGACGGAACTCTGACCAATCCTGCTTTAGGAATCACCAACTCTCTTGCTTATGCTCTAGAGAAATTTAACATTGAAGTGACTGATAAGAAGGAACTTTACCGTTTCATCGGCCCACCCTTACAAGATTCTTTTGAAAACTTCTACCATTTTTCAAAGGAAGATAGCCTTAAAGCTGTGGATTTTTACAGAGACTATTTCCGCCATAAGGGGCTTTATGAAAATGAGGTTTATCAAGGCATTCCTGATTTATTGGAAAGATTGAAGGCTCAAGGAAAAAAGCTATTAGTGGCAACCTCAAAGCCTGAAGAATTTGCCAGACAAATCCTGAAGCATTTTGAACTTTTTGATTATTTTGACCTTGTCGCAGGTGCTAGTATGGATGGTAGCAAGCGTCTAAAAGGCGATGTCATTGCCTATGCTCTAACAAGTGCACAAGTCTCTGACCTTTCAGCGACCATCATGATCGGTGACCGAGAGCATGACATCATTGGTGCCAAAAAAAATGGTCTAGATGCCATCGGTGTCCTTTACGGATTTGGAAATCGTGAAGAATTGGAAACGGCAGGTGCTAAGTTTATCGTAGAAACAGTAGAAAACTTGAGAAAGATACTTTTATAA
- a CDS encoding DUF6290 family protein, whose protein sequence is MADKRIFCEHFLDDVPFHIENRELTRKLKGKDYTFKCQEAVCDNCKQPVFVTEIDKANREALYACFKADDLSEYVQAHGLTISEFARQAMLEKIEDDLQILRQAMAEDDGTRISHREVFKKFGTKVSNSFNLCNIKCLTQWFIGSPYLLLGI, encoded by the coding sequence ATGGCAGATAAAAGAATCTTTTGTGAACATTTCTTGGATGATGTTCCTTTTCATATTGAGAATCGTGAGTTAACACGAAAATTAAAAGGGAAAGATTATACTTTTAAGTGTCAGGAAGCTGTTTGTGATAACTGTAAGCAGCCTGTTTTTGTTACGGAAATTGATAAGGCTAATAGAGAGGCTCTTTATGCTTGTTTTAAGGCAGATGATTTATCAGAATATGTCCAAGCACACGGTCTTACCATTTCTGAGTTTGCAAGGCAAGCCATGTTGGAAAAAATAGAAGATGATTTACAAATTTTACGTCAAGCCATGGCAGAAGATGATGGAACACGTATTTCCCATCGAGAAGTTTTCAAAAAGTTTGGAACAAAAGTTTCAAACTCCTTCAATCTGTGCAACATCAAATGTTTGACGCAGTGGTTTATTGGAAGTCCTTATCTCTTGCTAGGCATTTGA